Below is a window of Rhodopseudomonas sp. P2A-2r DNA.
TCGGCCATGGGACTTCCTCGCACGCACATCGCGCCTTCCGACGGACAGGGTCGGTCGCCGACGCCGGTTTACTGCGCTGCAACCGCCAGGCTGATGATCTTCTCGTTCTGCAGCCGGCCCATCAGCGCGGCCAGTTCGTCCTTCGACATCGCCTTGTCGCCCAACTGCAGCCGGAACATGCCGCCCTTGGCGCCATCGACGATCGACGCCTGGTAGCTGTCGAGGAAGGCGGTGATATCGGCCACCTTGGCATCCGGGGCAAAGCGCACCAGCGCATAGGGTCGCGCATCGATCGGCTGGCGATCGGCCTTCGGGGCCGATGCGGTCTGGAACGTGCCCTGCTGCTTCATCAGTACGGCGCCGATGACGCCGGCCTGCACCAGCAGCGCCAGCGCGCCGACCGCGGCGGCAGTCGCCAGCGTGCGCGGCGACAGCCGGGCAAAGAAGCCGGCGACCCGCGCCGAAATGTTGAACGACGCATAGGACTCGCGCGCCGGCTCCGCATCGATCGCCGCGAACAGCTTCTGCATCGCCCGCGACGACGGTGCGCCGAGGCTTTCGTTGAGCAGGATGGTCTCGGCATATTCTTCCCGGATCGCCGCATACTGCCGGGCCAGTTCGGGATCGCGGGCCAGCGCCTCGTCGACGCGCCGCGTATCGCGGGCATTCAGCGTGCCGGCCGCATGCCACGGCAGCAGCGCCTCGATCTCGCCGGGTGCCGTCTCGGCCTCGATCTTCTTGTTCGTCGCCATCATGGCCAGCCTCGCTCCACGCCGGCTGCCTTGAGCAGATCGGCCAGTTTCTTGCGCGCGTAAAACAACCGCGTCTTCACAGTATTTTCGGGAATTCCGACGATCTCTGCGACTTCTTCCACCGACTTCTCGTGGTAGTAGACGAGATCGACGATCTCCCGATGGTCCGGCGAAAGCGCGGTCAGGCACTTGCGCAACGCAACGCTGGTATCCTTCTTCTGCACCGTCACTTCCGGATCGTCGGAGGTATCCTCAATCGCGTTGGCGGTCTCGTCGTCCAGTTCGGCATCCTTGCGCTTGCGCAGCGCCGACAATGCCTTGAACCGCGTGATCGCCAGCAACCAGGTCGACACCGCGGACCGGCCCTCGAATTTGCCGGCCTGACGCCACACGTCGAGAAACACCTCGCTGATCAAGTCTTCCGCAATCTGCTCGTTCCGGACCAACCGAAGCCCGAAACGAAAAATCCGCACATGATGCCGGCCATAAAGAACCTGCATCGCAAGCCGGTCGCCTTGTGCGATCCGCGCGATCAGGACGTCATCCGAGGTCGCCTGTGTCGCAGTCAATGGCCGTCTCGTCAGGTTGGTCGGAATGAAAGCATCGAAGGTTCGAACAGCAAGGCAAAATCTTCTCAAATTACAAGAACCGTCCGCGGTGTCTGTGACCCAGCGCACACAGGCCGCCTGGTCGGGCGCTTCAGCCCTTGAATTTCGCCATGCTATCACATCCGGCCTGGATCCCCCATCCGGCGGACCGTCCGGCGAACCTGGCCCGCCGTGCGGCGCGGCCCCGCGCAACGGGCGGTATGGCGCTCTGTGGGCCGAAAAGCACAATGCCGCCAAGCGCAATTCATGCTCAGCGGCACTGCTTCAACTCTGGACCCTGCAATCCCCAGCAAAGGGTAGTCTGCGCCGGCCGAAAAAGGTTCAGCGTCGAAGGAATTCCATCCGGATGCTTTCGGCGCGGCCGTCGGGACGCAACCGGCTGGCCGACGCCCTTGGCCTGAAACCTTGCGTCAGTCGTGGACCTCTACCCCCATACAGTTGAAAAAGCGGAAAATGTCTTTTGAAACAAACGAGGTAACCGCGATGGGCCGAATGTCCTGCGCCGGCCAAAGATACCAAACCTAAAGGCTTGCCGTTTACGGTAACGGTATTGCATCCCTCAATGGCGAGACCATGCCGACGGCTCATCACATCCTCCAGAACGCGGTGGACGGCGGTGTCGAGACGGCGCCAGCCGTCTTGACACCCGACGTTCTCAGGCGGCGCACGCATCGGCGACGCCACCTGCTGGAGATGATTGCCGCCTCCTACCTGGTCGACGTCGTTCTGCTGTTGCTCTACGCCGCTGCCGGCACCGTGCCGGCTTCGGTTGCCGCGGCCTATGCTGCGTGCGGCGCGGCTTTCGTCGCGGTGTTCGGCACCATGTCGGAAACCGGATTCAACGACCGCTTCCGCGACCATTATCTGGTCTGCCCGCAGGCGATCGCCGGCTCGCTGCAGATCATGGCCTTCATCTATCTCGCGCCCGAGGTGGGGGCACTGTTCATCTGCACCCAGTTCATCGTCATCAGCTTCAGCTCGCTGCGGACGACCTTGCCGCAAAGCGCGGCGTTGTGGACGCTGGTCGGCGGAGGTCTGGCGGCGCTGTTTCTGATCGACGACCTGCGGGTGGGGCTGCCGCACGGCACCCTGTTCGAACGCCTAGTGACGGTGCTGATGCTGGCGACCACCACCGGGCGCTGCATGTTCATCGGGATTTTCGCCAGCTCGCAAAGAGCTTCGCTGTACCGACGCGGCGTGGAGTTGACCGTCGCCAACCGCAAAATCGAGGAGCTCGCCGAACTCGACGAACTGACCGGTTCGTTCAACCGGCGCTGCATCATGCGCATGCTGGACGACGAGATCGGGCGCGCGCAGCGCATCGGTGTCCCGTGCTGCGTCGCGCTGATCGACCTCGACTGGTTCAAGCGCATCAACGACACCTACGGACATCCGACCGGCGACGAGGTGCTCAGGACCTTTGCCATCACCGTCTACGCAAACATTCGCAGCTCCGACAGGTTCGGCCGTTACGGCGGCGAGGAATTCCTGCTGGTACTTCCCGATACGCCCCACGAGACGGCGGTCCAGATACTGGATCGCCTGCGCGCCCTCATTACTGTGCTGGACTGGAGCGCGTTTTCCGACGGGATGAGCGTCACCATCTCGGCCGGGATTGCTAGACTCGACCCCGACGACACCGCCGATACGTTGCTTGCACGCGCCGACCGTGCCCTTTATGCAGCCAAGAAGCAGGGACGAAATCGTATTGCCAGTGCCTGATTATTTTTTCGCTATCGCCGGCAGGGAACGTCGCCGGTGCCAATTGCAAAGCTCTAGGACAGAGTCATGAAGTCGAAATCCGCCGCCAATCTGCTCGATGAGCTTCAGAACACGCTCGCCCACGGCACGGTGGCGCGCCGGGTCGAAACGTTGCGCCGGGTCACCGACCTATTTCTCGACCACGCCGTGGAATGCTCGCCTGAGCAGATCGCCGTCTTCGACGACATCTTCGGCTGCCTGCTCGAACATATGGAAGCCTGCGCCAGGACCTTGCTGGCCGAGCGGCTGGCTCCGATCGCCGACGCGCCACCACGGGCCATCCGCACGCTGGCCTTCGACGATGCGATCGAAGTCGCCGCACCGGTGCTTTCGCAATCGGTGCAGCTCGATGAGAGTTCGCTGATCGAGAACGCCCGCACCAAGAGCCAGCAGCACCTGCTGGCGATTTCGATACGCAAGGTGTTGAGCGGCGCCGTGACCGACGTGCTGGTCGCGCGCGGCAACGAGGAAGTGGTCAAGAGCACGGTCGGCAATCCCGGCGCGCAAATCTCTGAACAGGGTTATACGACGCTGCTGTCGCGCGCCGAACGCGAGGACGGCTTTGCCATCTGCATCAGCATGAAGACCGAGATTCCGCGACATCATTATCTGAAGCTGGTTGCCAAGGCCTCCGCTTCGGTGCGCGCGCGGCTCGAGGCGGCCAATCCATCGTCGTCCGCCGACGTATCGCAGGCGGTGCATGAAGTGGCGCGGCGCGCCCGTTCGGCGCCCTCGGCGCTGCCCCGCGAGACCACCATTGCCCACGGCCTGGTGCGTTCGCTGTATGAGGACGGCCGGCTCGACGAATGCCAGGTGGCGACCTTTGCCGAAGCCAACAAGTTCGACGAAACCAATGCCGCCATCGCCTGCCTCGCCCATGTGCCGGTGGCCGTAGCCGAAACCATGATGATCGAGTCCCGCAACGAGGGGATCTTCATCCTGTCCAAGGTCGCGGGCTTTTCCTGGCCGACAGTGCAGGCCATCGTCCGGATGCGGCAGCACCTGGCCGGTGCCGATCCGCACGAGGACGAAGACGACCGCGAGACCTATGAACGGCTGCGGCTCTCGACCGCGCAGCAGGTGCTGCGCTTCCAGCGTATGCAGCAGAGTGCATCGAAGACCCCGGCCTGATCGCCGCGGCCTCCCTATCTGCGCGAGCCCACCTGCAGATTTTTACGCCAACGCCCTTGGCGAGATTTTCAACGCGCAGGGTTTGGGTTAGAATTTGATTCTGGCGCGGCCCACGCCTCCCTCCCCCGCTCGGGAAAGTAGAATTCATACAGGGTACATCGATCGCAAACCGACTGTTCGAGCCAAAGCAAAGGGGGATTGCGAAGACCGCTCGCGATGGAAGGTTTTCGATGAGACTATCCGCGCCTATTTATTTCTTGAAGCGCAAGGCGAAGCTGCTGGCTCGCGAACGTGCCATTCCGTTGCACGACGCGCTCGATCGCATAGCCAGTCAGGAAGGCTTTGGCGGCTGGAGTTTGCTTGCCGCCCGGCATGCCGCCGGTTCCCCCGCTGCAAAGCTGTTCGCGCAATTGGCGCAAGGCGATCTTCTGCTGGTCGGCGCGCGGCCCGGCCACGGCAAGACGCTGATGGCGCTCGAACTGGCCATTGAGGCGATGAAGTCCGGCCACCGAGGTGTCTTCTTCACGCTGGAATATACCGAGAAGGATATCCTGAATCGGTTCGATGCGCTCGGCGTCAAACCTGCACAATTTGCCAGCCAGTTCACCTTCGATTGCTCCGACGCCATCAATGCCGACCACATCATTCAGATACTGCAATCGGCACCATCGGGTACGCTGGTCGTCATCGATTATCTGCAACTGCTCGATCAAAGGCGCGAAAGCCGGCCTCTGGCCGAGCAAGTGATCGCGCTAAGGTCATTCGCGCGGGCGCGCGGACTGATGGTCGTTTTCGTCTCCCAGATCGATCGCAGCTACGATCCCGCCAGGAAGCCCTATCCCGACATGCAGGATGTGCGGCTGCCCAACCCGCTCGACCTGACGCTGTTCGACAAGAC
It encodes the following:
- a CDS encoding sigma-70 family RNA polymerase sigma factor, which produces MTATQATSDDVLIARIAQGDRLAMQVLYGRHHVRIFRFGLRLVRNEQIAEDLISEVFLDVWRQAGKFEGRSAVSTWLLAITRFKALSALRKRKDAELDDETANAIEDTSDDPEVTVQKKDTSVALRKCLTALSPDHREIVDLVYYHEKSVEEVAEIVGIPENTVKTRLFYARKKLADLLKAAGVERGWP
- a CDS encoding GGDEF domain-containing protein; amino-acid sequence: MPTAHHILQNAVDGGVETAPAVLTPDVLRRRTHRRRHLLEMIAASYLVDVVLLLLYAAAGTVPASVAAAYAACGAAFVAVFGTMSETGFNDRFRDHYLVCPQAIAGSLQIMAFIYLAPEVGALFICTQFIVISFSSLRTTLPQSAALWTLVGGGLAALFLIDDLRVGLPHGTLFERLVTVLMLATTTGRCMFIGIFASSQRASLYRRGVELTVANRKIEELAELDELTGSFNRRCIMRMLDDEIGRAQRIGVPCCVALIDLDWFKRINDTYGHPTGDEVLRTFAITVYANIRSSDRFGRYGGEEFLLVLPDTPHETAVQILDRLRALITVLDWSAFSDGMSVTISAGIARLDPDDTADTLLARADRALYAAKKQGRNRIASA
- a CDS encoding DUF2336 domain-containing protein; translated protein: MKSKSAANLLDELQNTLAHGTVARRVETLRRVTDLFLDHAVECSPEQIAVFDDIFGCLLEHMEACARTLLAERLAPIADAPPRAIRTLAFDDAIEVAAPVLSQSVQLDESSLIENARTKSQQHLLAISIRKVLSGAVTDVLVARGNEEVVKSTVGNPGAQISEQGYTTLLSRAEREDGFAICISMKTEIPRHHYLKLVAKASASVRARLEAANPSSSADVSQAVHEVARRARSAPSALPRETTIAHGLVRSLYEDGRLDECQVATFAEANKFDETNAAIACLAHVPVAVAETMMIESRNEGIFILSKVAGFSWPTVQAIVRMRQHLAGADPHEDEDDRETYERLRLSTAQQVLRFQRMQQSASKTPA
- a CDS encoding DNA helicase, which produces MRLSAPIYFLKRKAKLLARERAIPLHDALDRIASQEGFGGWSLLAARHAAGSPAAKLFAQLAQGDLLLVGARPGHGKTLMALELAIEAMKSGHRGVFFTLEYTEKDILNRFDALGVKPAQFASQFTFDCSDAINADHIIQILQSAPSGTLVVIDYLQLLDQRRESRPLAEQVIALRSFARARGLMVVFVSQIDRSYDPARKPYPDMQDVRLPNPLDLTLFDKTCFLNNGGSRLQAAIPQPG